The window TTCCGGATCAAACCTTGGGCGGTTCTCATCCATAACACCTCTTCAAGTCATCCTTAGTAGTATTCAAAACGCGCTCAACAAGCCGCCCACTGTGGCCTACAACTCTCGCTCAGGAGGTACTCATACCGTGCTATGGCTGCAACAAACGTCTCGTTGAAACGACCCGCTTTTGGCGGCACGATGCGCACCGGCGCGTGGTGGCTTCAGCCGCTGCTGGTCTTCCTGGGCTTGTCCGCGTTCGTCGCTTATTCAACCTGGGCGGCGTTTCAGGGTGATCACTATCGCTTTGGGCCTTACCTGTCGCCGTTCTATTCGCCCGAACTGTTCGGTGATCCGCTTCAGAGCTGGTTCGGGGCGAAGCCAGCCTGGTTTCCGGGATGGTTACCCTGGTCGCCCGCGCTGATCATCCTCTGGGCTCCCGGCGGGTTTCGACTGACTTGCTACTACTACCGCGGCGCTTACTACAAGTCGTTCTGGGCGGACCCTCCTTCGTGCGCCGTCGGCGAGCCGCGCAGGCATTATCGAGGCGAGCGTTCCTTTCCGCTGATTCTCCAGAACGTCCACCGATACTTTCTCTATCTCGCGCTGTTGTTCATAGTGATCCTCGCGCACGATGCGTGGAAGGGCATGTGGTTCACGAACGGGGCCACCGGCCAGGTCTCGTTTGGTATCGGCTACGGCACGATCGTGCTGACGGTCAACGCCATTCTACTCGGCGGCTACACCTTTAGTTGCCACTCGCTTCGCCATCTGGTTGGCGGAGGTTGCGACCAGCTCTCTAAGATGCCCATTCGTCAGAAAACTTACAATTGCGTTAGCTGCCTCAATCGACGGCACATGCTGTGGGCGTGGATGAGTCTGTTCTGGGTTGCGTTCTCCGACATCTACGTGCGGCTCTGTTCGATGGGAATCTGGTCGGACCGGAGACTCTTTTGATGACCGAATACCAAACATTCGAACACGACGTGCTGGTGATCGGAGCGGGCGGCGCCGGTCTGCGAGCCGCTATCGAGGCGTCGGCGAGCGGGGTGTCCGTCGGGCTTGTCTGCAAGTCGCTTCTTGGAAAAGCTCACACCGTTATGGCGGAAGGCGGCATCGCGGCGGCGCTCGCCAACGTCGACGAGCGCGACAACTGGAAGGTGCACTTCTCCGACACTATGCGCGGTGGACAATACGTCAACAACTGGCGGATGGCCGAACTGCACGCCAAGGAAGCACCCGCGCGAGTCCGCGAGCTGGAAGCATGGGGAGCGGTGTTCGATCGCACCCCCGACGGCCGCATCCTTCAGCGCAACTTCGGCGGTCATAAGTATCCGCGGCTGGCGCACGTGGGCGACCGCACCGGGCTCGAGATGATTCGAACGCTCCAGGATCACGGGATTCATCAAGGGATCGACGTGCATATGGAGTGCACCGTGCTGACTCTCCTCAAAGACGGAGATCGAGTCGTGGGCGCGTTCGGCTACGATCGCGAGCGCGGCCGTTTCAGGCTTTTCAAAGCGAAGGCGATCGTGCTGGCCACCGGCGGAATCGGCCGCGCGTACAGGATAACGAGCAACAGTTGGGAGTATACCGGCGACGGCCACGCGCTCGCCTACAACGCGGGCGCTGAGTTGATCGACATGGAGTTTGTTCAGTTCCATCCGACCGGGATGGTTTGGCCGCCTAGCGTCGAAGGCATCCTGGTAACCGAAGGAGTGCGCGGGGAAGGCGGCGTGTTGTTGAACAGCATGCGAAAGCGGTTCATGTTCGACGAGATTCCGGACAACTACAAGAGCCAGACCGCAGACAACGAAGAAGAGGGCTGGCGCTACACTCAGGGCGACAAGAATGCGCGCCGGCCGCCTGAGTTATTGACCCGCGATCACGTTGCCCGTTGCATCGTGCGCGAGGTCAAAGAAGGCCGGGGGAGCCCGCACGGCGGCGTGTATCTGGACATTTCGTGGATCAGGAAGAGGCTTTCAAAATCCGAGGAGCACATCAAGCGAAAGCTTCCGAGCATGTATCACCAGTTCAAACAACTGGCTGACATCGATATCACCCAGCAGCCGATGGAAGTTGGACCGACGACGCATTACATCATGGGCGGCATTCGAGTGGACGCCGATACGCAGATGTCCGGTGTGCCGGGGCTGTTCGCCGCGGGCGAGTGCGCGGCCGGAATAAACGGGGCGAATCGACTGGGCGGCAACTCGCTGTCGGATCTGCTTGTGTTCGGCAAACGCGCGGGCGAGTTTGCGGCGAAGTTCGCGAGCGATCACACTCAAGGTCAGATCGACGCCCGGCAAGTCGAAGAATCAGCGCGGCGCGCACTCGAACCGTTTGACCGCGCCGGCAGCTCGGACCCAACCGCGCACGGTCCTTACGCGATTCAGCTCGATCTTCAGGAGATGATGCAGGAACTCGTCGGCATCGTTCGAATAGAAGATGAGATGCAGCGCGCGTTGGAGGGAATCCAGCGCCTGTGGCAGCGAGCCTCTCGCGTAGCGGTCACCGGCAACCGCGAATACAATCCGGGCTGGCACACCGCGCTCGACCTGTCCAACCTGCTGACGGTTTCCGAAGCGGTCACTCGTTCAGCCATCGAACGAAAAGAAAGCCGAGGCGCGCAGTTCCGCGACGACTATCCCGCGAAGGACCCGGAATTCGGAAAGGTCAACATCACGGCCAGTAAGGACGCCGGCGGAACCATGAGAGTCAGCCGCCAGCCGATTCCGGAAATGCCGGCGGAACTCAAACAGGTCATAGAGGAGATGGGGTAATGCCTAAAGCCGTATTCAAGGTCTGGCGCGGGGAGGCCAATGCCGGCAAGTTCGTCGACTACACCATCGAGACCGTTCCGGGGATGGTGGTGCTGGACGCCGTTCGTCAAATCCAGGCCGAGCAAGCGAACGACCTCGCGCTGCGATGGAACTGCAAGGCCGGCAAGTGCGGCTCGTGCTCGGCCGAGGTAAACGGCATGCCGAGGCTGATGTGCATGACACGGCTCAGCCAGCTTCCGCTCGACAAGCCGGTGACGGTCGAGCCGATGAAGGCCTTCCCGCACTTCAAAGACCTGATCACCGATGTCTCCTGGAACTACGAGGTCAAAAAGAGAATCAAGAAGTTCAAGCCGCGCACTCCCGACGCGGCCGACGGAACGTGGCGAATGAAGCAGGAAGACATCGACCGCGTTCAGGAGTTTCGCAAGTGCATCGAATGTTACCTGTGTCAGGATGTGTGTCACGTGTTGCGCGAGCACGACAAGCACCAGGAATTCATCGGGCCGAGATTTCTGGTTTACGTAGCCGCCCTGGAAATGCACCCGCTGGACACCGAGGACCGATTAGAAGAGCTGAAGGAGACGATGGGAATCGGCTACTGCAACATCACCAAGTGCTGTACGAAAGTATGCCCGGAGAACATCACGATAACCGACAACGCGATCATCCCGCTCAAGGAACGGGTGGTCGGTAAGTTCTATGATCCGTTCGCGCGCCTCGTTCAACTCTTCCGCCCGCGCAGGTCGGGTCAATGAAGTCCAGGAGTAACGATAGAGTTCAGAGCATAACCTTTAGGGGGTGCGCGTCAGGGTTTTGCGCATCAACCTCTGACAGAGACTATGAAAACTCCGGAAATACCACCCACGGCAGTGGGTGGATTGTTCAAGCCCAGCCTACGAAGTGAGCCGCCGGCCCCTTTGTTTTTGTTATCTCTCTCTCCCCTCGCGCCGCGAGGGGAGAGAAGGAGAGGAAAAACAGGAATCCCGGTGCGCCCCTTTGTAGGCTGGGCTTGAACAATCCACGCACTGCCGTGGGTGGTATTTCCAGAGTTTTCAATGCGCGAAAACCTGACGCGCACCCACCTTTAGGTTGCTCAGCGACGGCCGCAGGCTAA is drawn from Acidobacteriota bacterium and contains these coding sequences:
- a CDS encoding succinate dehydrogenase/fumarate reductase iron-sulfur subunit → MPKAVFKVWRGEANAGKFVDYTIETVPGMVVLDAVRQIQAEQANDLALRWNCKAGKCGSCSAEVNGMPRLMCMTRLSQLPLDKPVTVEPMKAFPHFKDLITDVSWNYEVKKRIKKFKPRTPDAADGTWRMKQEDIDRVQEFRKCIECYLCQDVCHVLREHDKHQEFIGPRFLVYVAALEMHPLDTEDRLEELKETMGIGYCNITKCCTKVCPENITITDNAIIPLKERVVGKFYDPFARLVQLFRPRRSGQ
- a CDS encoding succinate dehydrogenase, producing the protein MAATNVSLKRPAFGGTMRTGAWWLQPLLVFLGLSAFVAYSTWAAFQGDHYRFGPYLSPFYSPELFGDPLQSWFGAKPAWFPGWLPWSPALIILWAPGGFRLTCYYYRGAYYKSFWADPPSCAVGEPRRHYRGERSFPLILQNVHRYFLYLALLFIVILAHDAWKGMWFTNGATGQVSFGIGYGTIVLTVNAILLGGYTFSCHSLRHLVGGGCDQLSKMPIRQKTYNCVSCLNRRHMLWAWMSLFWVAFSDIYVRLCSMGIWSDRRLF
- a CDS encoding fumarate reductase/succinate dehydrogenase flavoprotein subunit, coding for MTEYQTFEHDVLVIGAGGAGLRAAIEASASGVSVGLVCKSLLGKAHTVMAEGGIAAALANVDERDNWKVHFSDTMRGGQYVNNWRMAELHAKEAPARVRELEAWGAVFDRTPDGRILQRNFGGHKYPRLAHVGDRTGLEMIRTLQDHGIHQGIDVHMECTVLTLLKDGDRVVGAFGYDRERGRFRLFKAKAIVLATGGIGRAYRITSNSWEYTGDGHALAYNAGAELIDMEFVQFHPTGMVWPPSVEGILVTEGVRGEGGVLLNSMRKRFMFDEIPDNYKSQTADNEEEGWRYTQGDKNARRPPELLTRDHVARCIVREVKEGRGSPHGGVYLDISWIRKRLSKSEEHIKRKLPSMYHQFKQLADIDITQQPMEVGPTTHYIMGGIRVDADTQMSGVPGLFAAGECAAGINGANRLGGNSLSDLLVFGKRAGEFAAKFASDHTQGQIDARQVEESARRALEPFDRAGSSDPTAHGPYAIQLDLQEMMQELVGIVRIEDEMQRALEGIQRLWQRASRVAVTGNREYNPGWHTALDLSNLLTVSEAVTRSAIERKESRGAQFRDDYPAKDPEFGKVNITASKDAGGTMRVSRQPIPEMPAELKQVIEEMG